The following are encoded in a window of Halosolutus halophilus genomic DNA:
- a CDS encoding carbohydrate ABC transporter permease yields the protein MSSKTHDPTSSVADDQSVFDRFDPHRVGEQLGFYGSVVLLCLVSFFPIIWIFLTSIKPSTEIIQFPVQYLPSEVTLDNYVMALQQAPFLRYLINSFIVASGTAILCVVLGSMAGYALSRLDFRFKLHVLMIVLVSAMLPFFGRLIPLFDLARSTGFLNSYLGLIIPYSAFQLPFAIWIFQAYFKELPDSLEEAGLIDGLSHIGVLFRIILPVSAPAMATTAIIVFIYAWNEFLFALTFMTEDSMRTITVGIALYQGEYTYPWATISAAVFMSIVPLLLLMLFFQRKIVEGLTAGVGKA from the coding sequence ATGAGTTCCAAAACCCACGATCCGACGAGTTCCGTCGCCGACGACCAGTCCGTGTTCGATCGGTTCGACCCACACCGAGTCGGCGAACAGTTGGGCTTCTACGGCTCGGTCGTCCTGCTGTGTCTGGTCTCGTTCTTCCCGATCATCTGGATCTTCCTGACGTCGATCAAACCGTCGACGGAAATCATCCAGTTTCCCGTGCAGTATCTGCCATCCGAGGTCACTCTGGATAACTACGTCATGGCTCTTCAGCAGGCCCCGTTCCTCCGCTACCTCATCAACAGCTTCATCGTGGCCTCAGGAACCGCAATCCTCTGCGTCGTTCTCGGATCGATGGCCGGATACGCACTCTCTCGCCTCGATTTCCGCTTCAAACTCCACGTGCTGATGATCGTCCTCGTCTCGGCCATGCTGCCGTTTTTCGGTCGACTGATTCCGCTGTTCGATCTGGCGCGATCGACCGGCTTCCTCAACAGCTACCTCGGACTCATCATCCCCTACTCGGCGTTCCAGTTGCCGTTCGCGATCTGGATCTTTCAGGCGTACTTCAAGGAACTCCCCGATTCACTCGAAGAGGCGGGCCTGATCGACGGCCTTTCACACATCGGCGTGCTGTTCAGGATCATCCTCCCGGTCTCCGCGCCGGCGATGGCGACGACGGCGATCATCGTCTTCATTTACGCGTGGAACGAGTTCCTGTTCGCCCTGACATTCATGACCGAAGATTCGATGCGAACGATCACGGTCGGAATCGCGCTCTACCAAGGCGAGTACACTTACCCGTGGGCGACAATCTCCGCGGCGGTGTTCATGTCGATCGTGCCGCTGCTCCTGCTGATGCTGTTCTTCCAGCGCAAGATCGTGGAAGGGCTGACCGCCGGCGTCGGCAAAGCCTGA
- a CDS encoding mandelate racemase/muconate lactonizing enzyme family protein, translating into MEDEPDYRIPQGGGVPWRDMGLEETHRPPERDVEITDIKTMAIAGNFTWGIVKVETNTEHYGLGETFRAEAALDMAGRMDVDLVGENPLDTDRIVELLNQRYTGCGRIGQAAFTAIETACYDIKGKVFDVPVYELLGGKYRDEIKIYCDTHGGESLGEAEAHDPREVYTPESYARAAREVVDEGFEALKFDLDVPTHAEYDEANRRMDNAALEHKVQLVEAVRDEIGYDIDLGMDLHWNFTKETAIRLGKKLERFDLAWLEDPVPPEKLDVQRRVTEALDLPVLTGENLVTPAQFNKYAREGAMDIAAPDVNKCGGLGEMKKIATICDLYGIPIASHNISSPIGTVAGAHLSAAIPNFLCMEWHSRDVPWWNEFAVRTGERGPILEDGYIEVPEGPGLGVEIDRELAAEYLTDGSELIV; encoded by the coding sequence ATGGAAGACGAGCCAGATTACCGGATTCCGCAGGGCGGCGGCGTGCCGTGGCGGGATATGGGCCTCGAGGAGACCCACCGACCACCCGAGCGGGACGTCGAAATTACCGACATCAAGACCATGGCGATCGCGGGCAACTTCACCTGGGGGATCGTCAAGGTGGAAACGAACACCGAACACTACGGGCTCGGCGAAACGTTCCGAGCAGAGGCCGCCCTCGACATGGCCGGTCGGATGGACGTCGACCTGGTCGGCGAGAACCCGCTCGACACCGATCGGATCGTCGAGTTGCTCAACCAGCGCTATACGGGCTGTGGCCGGATCGGCCAGGCGGCGTTCACGGCGATCGAGACCGCCTGTTACGACATCAAAGGGAAGGTATTCGACGTTCCCGTCTACGAACTCCTCGGCGGGAAGTACCGCGACGAGATCAAGATCTACTGCGACACCCACGGCGGCGAGTCGCTGGGCGAAGCCGAGGCGCACGACCCTAGGGAGGTCTATACGCCCGAATCGTACGCCCGCGCGGCCCGCGAGGTAGTCGACGAGGGGTTCGAGGCGCTCAAGTTCGACCTCGACGTACCGACCCACGCCGAGTACGACGAAGCCAACCGCCGGATGGACAACGCGGCGCTCGAACACAAGGTGCAACTCGTCGAGGCCGTCCGTGACGAGATCGGCTACGATATCGACCTCGGGATGGACCTCCACTGGAACTTCACGAAAGAGACCGCCATCCGCCTAGGGAAGAAACTCGAGCGGTTCGATCTCGCGTGGCTCGAGGACCCGGTGCCGCCGGAGAAACTCGACGTCCAGCGCCGCGTGACCGAAGCCCTCGATCTCCCCGTACTCACCGGCGAGAACCTCGTCACGCCCGCCCAGTTCAACAAATATGCCCGCGAGGGGGCGATGGACATCGCCGCTCCGGACGTCAACAAGTGCGGCGGTCTCGGAGAGATGAAAAAGATCGCGACGATCTGCGACCTTTACGGCATCCCGATCGCCTCGCACAACATCTCGAGTCCGATCGGCACCGTCGCCGGCGCGCACCTCTCGGCGGCGATTCCGAACTTCCTCTGTATGGAGTGGCACTCCAGGGACGTGCCGTGGTGGAACGAGTTCGCCGTGCGCACCGGCGAGCGAGGCCCGATCCTCGAAGACGGGTACATCGAGGTCCCAGAAGGACCCGGCCTCGGCGTCGAGATCGACCGCGAACTGGCCGCGGAGTACCTCACCGATGGCTCCGAACTGATCGTCTGA
- a CDS encoding C-terminal binding protein, translating to MPTHTVVVSDHDFDTLDIEREVLDDVADVRDAGGDVDVDANVDEYLIDADAVLNLRYDIDRTLIERMDDCRIVARYGIGVDNVDLEAATERGLYVTNVPDYCQEEVATHALSLLLSLYRGVTRYTESVTAGEWERDVATPIRRLSTQTLGIVGFGAIGRAVADRAAALGFDLVTSDPFIDEETAADHGAELVAFETLLKRADAVTIHSPLTPETRDLFDADAFARMRESAVLVNVARGPIVDADALLAALDAGEIAGAGLDVFPDEPPVADDPLRTHDRVVATPHVAWYSEEANAERRRKAAENVRAALLGDRPANLVNDV from the coding sequence ATGCCTACACACACCGTCGTGGTGAGCGACCACGATTTCGACACCCTCGACATCGAACGGGAGGTCTTAGACGACGTCGCCGACGTACGCGACGCCGGGGGCGACGTCGACGTCGACGCGAACGTCGACGAGTACCTGATCGACGCCGACGCCGTATTGAACCTCCGCTACGACATCGATCGTACGCTCATCGAGCGGATGGACGATTGCCGGATCGTCGCACGGTACGGGATCGGCGTCGACAACGTCGACCTCGAGGCGGCGACCGAGCGCGGCCTCTACGTGACTAACGTCCCTGATTACTGCCAGGAGGAGGTGGCGACCCACGCGCTCTCGCTGTTGCTCTCGCTGTACCGGGGCGTCACCCGGTACACGGAGTCGGTCACCGCGGGCGAGTGGGAGCGCGACGTCGCGACGCCGATCCGCCGGCTCTCGACGCAGACGCTCGGAATCGTCGGCTTCGGAGCGATCGGGCGGGCGGTCGCCGACCGCGCCGCCGCCCTCGGGTTCGATCTCGTCACGAGCGATCCGTTCATCGACGAAGAGACGGCCGCCGACCACGGGGCCGAACTCGTCGCGTTCGAGACACTGCTCAAGCGGGCCGACGCCGTGACGATCCACTCGCCGCTGACGCCGGAGACGCGCGACCTGTTCGACGCCGACGCGTTCGCGCGAATGCGGGAGTCGGCGGTGCTGGTGAACGTTGCGCGCGGACCGATCGTCGACGCCGACGCGCTCCTCGCCGCCCTCGACGCGGGCGAGATCGCGGGTGCTGGCCTCGACGTCTTCCCGGACGAACCGCCGGTGGCGGACGATCCGTTGCGGACCCACGATCGCGTCGTCGCGACGCCACACGTCGCCTGGTACTCCGAGGAGGCGAACGCGGAGCGGCGCCGGAAAGCCGCGGAAAACGTCCGTGCGGCGCTGCTCGGCGACCGGCCCGCGAACCTGGTCAACGACGTGTAG